A genomic region of Barnesiella viscericola DSM 18177 contains the following coding sequences:
- a CDS encoding DHH family phosphoesterase produces MINKIIAEEKIQQVRKLLEKKEKIVITCHVSPDGDAVGSSLGLYHFLDGLGKEVNVVVPDLLPKNLLFLKGTKEIVVYTRYPEFAEKLISEAELIFCLDFNALSRIDRLQKAVSLSEAKKVLIDHHLNPEEFCDIIISHPEVASTSELIFRLICRMGMFDRMPLYSAEAIYTGMMTDTGNFTYNSNTPEIYYIIAELVKLGINKDRIYAMVYNTNSVDKVRLNGYAVSEKMEIFPEHKAALISLTREELKRYDYHKGDSEGLVNVPLGIEGIRFSTFLREDKEYIKVSMRSKGSFPVNKVAAEHFNGGGHLNAAGGEFHGTMEEAQKLLRSILPLYDKYMVKDKD; encoded by the coding sequence ATGATCAACAAGATAATTGCGGAAGAGAAGATACAGCAAGTCCGTAAACTCCTGGAAAAGAAAGAAAAGATAGTGATTACCTGCCATGTTTCTCCCGATGGCGATGCCGTGGGCTCGTCGTTGGGGCTGTACCATTTTCTCGATGGACTGGGCAAGGAGGTCAACGTAGTGGTGCCCGATTTGCTGCCCAAGAATCTGCTCTTCCTCAAAGGGACGAAAGAGATAGTCGTCTATACCCGCTATCCCGAGTTTGCCGAGAAATTGATTTCGGAGGCCGAGCTCATCTTCTGTCTCGACTTCAACGCCCTCAGCCGCATTGACCGGTTGCAAAAGGCTGTCTCTCTCTCCGAGGCGAAGAAGGTGCTCATCGACCATCATCTCAATCCCGAAGAGTTTTGCGACATCATCATCTCGCACCCCGAGGTGGCCTCGACCAGCGAACTGATATTCCGCTTGATTTGCCGCATGGGCATGTTCGACCGCATGCCGCTCTATTCGGCCGAAGCCATCTACACGGGCATGATGACCGATACCGGCAACTTTACCTACAACTCGAATACTCCCGAGATTTACTATATCATTGCCGAACTGGTGAAACTGGGTATCAACAAGGACCGCATCTATGCGATGGTCTACAATACCAACTCGGTTGACAAGGTGCGCCTGAACGGGTATGCCGTGAGTGAAAAGATGGAGATTTTCCCCGAGCATAAGGCTGCCCTTATCTCACTCACCCGTGAGGAGTTGAAACGGTATGACTATCACAAAGGCGATAGCGAAGGGCTGGTGAATGTGCCGCTGGGTATCGAGGGGATACGCTTCTCGACCTTCTTGCGGGAAGACAAAGAGTACATCAAAGTGTCGATGCGCTCCAAAGGCTCTTTCCCGGTCAACAAGGTGGCAGCCGAGCACTTCAACGGAGGGGGTCACCTGAATGCTGCCGGCGGTGAATTTCACGGTACGATGGAGGAGGCGCAGAAACTGTTGCGCAGCATATTGCCGCTTTATGACAAATATATGGTAAAAGATAAGGATTAA
- a CDS encoding protein-disulfide reductase DsbD family protein, translated as MQKRFLLSILGLLLCIGLPAQILEPVKWKVSLQGEGQEREIVFHALIEKGWHLYATDIPSGGPIPTSFSFDELSNVSLKGEVTATQRPHEEYSSLFDMKLGWYNDKIDFKQALSLENPDDFKITGYITYQACNDVTCLPPTKYEFSFGEKKAEEAKTPDLTPIKFNRKPTTSLTEQEGWQPVVDEIRAMDGDGITHSNSLWFIFLSGFVGGLLALLTPCVWPMIPLTVSFFLKKQQSRRKAIGEAILYGLSIIVIYVGVGLLITLLFGASALNDLATNAIFNILFFALLVLFAISFFGAFEITLPASWSNKLDRKADTATGILAIFFMAFTLVLVSFSCTGPIIGTLLVEAASWGGKLAPAVGMGGFAIALAIPFALFAMFPSLMKQLPKSGGWLNMVKVVLGFLELALSLKFLSVADLAYGWHILDRETFLVLWIIIFALLGFYLLGKISFAHDSPVKHVSVPRLFLAIASLSFSVYMIPGLWGAPLKAISAFAPPLYTQDFNLYDQEVHAAFHDYNRGLAYARKHNKPVLIDFSGYGCVNCRKMEATVWTDPIVKKMLEEKYVLITLMVDDKEKLRTPITVEENGKSIKLTTVGEKWSFLQRYKFGANAQPYYVIINGEGEPLVAPYGYNESIPRFIRFLHKGLKEFNK; from the coding sequence ATGCAAAAAAGATTCCTTTTATCGATTCTTGGCCTGCTCCTCTGCATCGGGCTTCCTGCACAGATTTTGGAACCTGTCAAATGGAAAGTCTCCCTGCAAGGCGAAGGGCAAGAGAGAGAAATCGTTTTTCACGCCCTCATCGAAAAGGGGTGGCACCTGTATGCAACCGACATACCTTCGGGAGGACCTATTCCCACGTCGTTCTCGTTTGATGAATTGTCGAACGTGTCGTTGAAAGGCGAAGTAACTGCCACCCAACGTCCTCACGAAGAGTACAGTTCGCTGTTCGACATGAAGTTGGGTTGGTATAATGACAAGATCGATTTCAAGCAAGCTCTTTCGCTCGAAAATCCCGACGATTTCAAAATCACCGGATACATTACCTATCAGGCTTGTAACGACGTGACTTGTCTCCCCCCGACCAAATATGAATTTTCATTTGGGGAGAAGAAGGCCGAAGAGGCTAAAACGCCCGACTTGACGCCGATTAAATTCAACCGCAAGCCTACCACCTCGCTTACCGAACAGGAGGGTTGGCAACCGGTTGTAGACGAAATCCGAGCTATGGACGGAGATGGAATAACCCACTCCAATTCCCTGTGGTTTATCTTCCTGTCGGGCTTCGTAGGCGGTCTGCTGGCCTTGCTCACTCCCTGTGTATGGCCCATGATTCCGCTCACGGTGAGCTTCTTCCTCAAAAAGCAACAAAGCCGCCGCAAGGCTATTGGCGAAGCTATTCTCTACGGACTTTCCATCATTGTCATCTACGTAGGCGTGGGGCTGCTCATCACCCTGCTCTTCGGGGCCAGTGCCTTGAACGACCTGGCCACCAACGCCATCTTCAACATACTATTCTTTGCGTTGCTGGTGTTATTTGCCATCTCCTTCTTCGGGGCTTTCGAGATTACGCTGCCGGCCTCGTGGAGCAACAAACTCGACCGTAAGGCCGACACGGCTACCGGTATCCTCGCCATCTTCTTCATGGCCTTCACCCTGGTACTGGTATCCTTCTCCTGCACGGGCCCCATCATCGGCACTCTCCTGGTCGAGGCGGCCTCGTGGGGTGGCAAGTTGGCTCCTGCTGTGGGCATGGGTGGTTTTGCCATCGCCCTGGCCATACCGTTCGCCCTGTTTGCCATGTTCCCCTCGTTGATGAAGCAATTGCCCAAATCGGGAGGCTGGCTCAATATGGTCAAAGTGGTACTGGGATTCCTCGAACTGGCCCTTTCGCTCAAATTCCTCTCGGTGGCCGACCTGGCCTATGGCTGGCATATTCTCGACCGCGAGACCTTCCTGGTACTCTGGATTATCATCTTCGCGCTGTTGGGATTCTACCTGTTGGGCAAAATCAGTTTTGCCCACGACTCGCCGGTGAAACATGTTTCGGTACCCCGCCTCTTCCTGGCCATCGCATCACTGTCATTCTCGGTCTACATGATACCCGGACTGTGGGGTGCTCCCCTGAAAGCCATCAGCGCATTTGCTCCGCCACTATACACCCAGGATTTCAACCTGTACGACCAGGAGGTGCATGCGGCTTTCCACGATTATAACCGAGGATTGGCTTATGCCCGCAAGCATAACAAACCTGTACTGATTGATTTCTCGGGATATGGCTGCGTGAACTGCCGCAAAATGGAGGCTACGGTATGGACCGACCCCATTGTGAAAAAAATGCTCGAAGAAAAATACGTGCTCATTACCCTGATGGTCGATGATAAGGAAAAACTCAGAACCCCTATCACCGTAGAAGAAAACGGCAAGTCAATCAAATTGACTACCGTCGGCGAAAAGTGGAGCTTCCTGCAACGCTATAAATTCGGAGCCAACGCCCAACCCTACTACGTCATCATCAATGGCGAGGGAGAACCGCTGGTTGCACCTTACGGATACAACGAGAGCATACCCCGGTTTATCCGATTCTTACATAAAGGACTTAAAGAATTCAATAAATAA
- the mazG gene encoding nucleoside triphosphate pyrophosphohydrolase, translating into MSHTKEEKTEAFGRLIDILDILREKCPWDHKQTNESLRPNTIEETYELCDALIRHDNEATKKELGDVLLHIAFYAKIGEENGTFDIADVCNALCDKLVYRHPHVFGTTHVDGSKEVEQNWEQLKLKEKGGNKTVLEGVPSALPALIKAYRIQDKARNVGFDWEEKSQVWDKVHEEFDELKAEIDHMNPENMESEFGDLFFSLINAARLYGINPENALEHTNQKFIRRFNYLEHETLQKGRNLKDMTLAEMDAIWDEAKKKGL; encoded by the coding sequence ATGTCACACACCAAAGAAGAAAAGACCGAAGCATTCGGTCGACTGATCGACATACTCGACATTCTGCGCGAGAAATGCCCCTGGGACCACAAGCAGACCAACGAGAGCCTGCGTCCCAACACCATAGAAGAGACCTATGAACTGTGCGATGCCCTTATTCGCCACGACAACGAGGCGACCAAGAAAGAGCTGGGCGACGTGCTGCTGCACATTGCATTCTACGCCAAGATTGGCGAAGAGAACGGCACCTTTGACATCGCCGACGTGTGCAATGCCCTTTGCGACAAACTGGTTTACCGTCACCCCCACGTATTCGGCACGACCCACGTCGATGGCTCAAAAGAGGTAGAACAGAACTGGGAACAGTTGAAATTGAAAGAGAAAGGGGGCAACAAAACGGTACTCGAAGGGGTGCCCTCGGCCCTCCCTGCCCTAATCAAAGCCTACCGCATACAGGACAAGGCTCGCAACGTAGGATTCGACTGGGAAGAGAAATCGCAAGTATGGGACAAGGTTCACGAAGAGTTCGACGAACTGAAAGCCGAAATCGACCATATGAATCCCGAGAATATGGAGAGTGAGTTCGGCGACCTCTTTTTCAGCCTCATCAATGCCGCCCGACTCTACGGCATCAATCCCGAGAATGCCTTGGAGCATACCAACCAGAAATTTATCCGCCGCTTCAACTACCTCGAACACGAAACCTTGCAAAAGGGTCGCAATCTCAAAGATATGACCCTCGCCGAGATGGACGCCATCTGGGACGAAGCCAAGAAAAAAGGGCTGTAA